In Acidiphilium acidophilum, one genomic interval encodes:
- the secD gene encoding protein translocase subunit SecD, translated as MLYFSRLKTTLIVLFCAVGVLLALPNLIKRPLPDIPWPQIHLGLDLRGGSYLLMQIDMNAVIKEQLAGLTDDVRHTLLKADIGYTDLGANVLAKRVQFNLLKPSDAAAAKPLLEKLINPVDAAGGAPDLDIKITPSGAVTLTLSRAGLIAKESQALAQSITIIGRRIDGSGVVDPQIARQGTDQIVIQLPGVSDPNRIKRLLGKTAHMTFHMVAQNVNPATKIPPPGVEILPMLNDPTQSMAIQSRVAVDGADLTNAQAGQDPQSGQWVVNFTFNGVGARKFAEITTKNVGKLFAIELDHKIIEAPVIQTPIIGGQGQITGNFTAQSATDLALLLRAGALPAPLKVVEQQSVGPELGADAIRAGIISLAVGFVLVIAFMASFYGLFGWFANIALVVNLLLLVAVLSLLGATLTLPGMAGILLTLGMAVDANVLINERVREEVKLGRKPLAALEAGYKRAYGTIIDSNVTTLLAHIMLFIFGSPPVRGFAVTICVGIVTTLFTSTVLVRLITARWYIARRPAALPVF; from the coding sequence ATGCTCTATTTCTCGCGCCTGAAAACCACTCTGATCGTGCTGTTCTGCGCGGTCGGCGTGCTGCTCGCTCTGCCGAACCTGATCAAGCGGCCGCTGCCGGATATCCCTTGGCCGCAGATCCATCTCGGGCTCGACCTGCGCGGCGGCTCCTATCTGCTGATGCAGATCGACATGAACGCCGTGATCAAGGAGCAACTCGCCGGCCTGACCGACGATGTCCGCCATACGCTGCTTAAAGCCGATATCGGCTACACCGATCTCGGTGCCAATGTCCTGGCCAAGCGGGTCCAGTTCAATCTGCTCAAACCGTCGGACGCCGCCGCCGCCAAGCCGCTCCTCGAAAAACTGATCAATCCGGTCGATGCCGCGGGGGGAGCCCCCGATCTCGACATTAAGATCACCCCTTCCGGTGCAGTAACCCTCACCCTCTCACGCGCCGGGCTGATCGCGAAGGAATCCCAAGCGCTCGCTCAGTCCATCACCATCATCGGGCGCCGGATCGATGGCTCAGGCGTGGTCGACCCCCAGATCGCGCGTCAGGGCACCGATCAGATCGTCATCCAGTTGCCTGGCGTATCGGACCCCAACCGGATCAAGCGCCTGCTCGGTAAAACCGCGCATATGACGTTCCACATGGTGGCGCAGAATGTGAATCCGGCCACCAAGATCCCTCCCCCCGGCGTCGAAATCCTGCCGATGCTGAACGACCCCACGCAATCGATGGCGATCCAGTCGCGCGTCGCGGTCGATGGCGCGGATCTCACCAACGCGCAGGCCGGTCAGGATCCCCAATCCGGGCAATGGGTGGTCAATTTCACCTTCAACGGCGTCGGCGCCCGCAAATTCGCCGAAATCACGACCAAAAACGTCGGTAAGCTGTTTGCCATCGAACTCGACCACAAGATCATCGAAGCCCCGGTAATCCAGACACCGATCATCGGTGGTCAGGGCCAGATCACCGGCAATTTCACCGCCCAATCCGCAACCGATCTCGCGTTACTGCTGCGCGCGGGCGCCTTGCCTGCACCGCTCAAGGTGGTCGAACAGCAGAGTGTCGGCCCCGAACTCGGCGCGGATGCGATCCGCGCCGGCATCATCTCGCTCGCGGTCGGGTTCGTGCTCGTGATCGCCTTCATGGCAAGCTTCTACGGCCTGTTCGGCTGGTTTGCGAACATTGCCCTGGTGGTGAACCTGCTTCTTCTCGTCGCGGTCCTGTCCCTCCTCGGAGCCACCCTCACCCTCCCCGGAATGGCCGGGATATTGCTGACCCTCGGCATGGCAGTCGATGCCAACGTGCTGATCAACGAGCGTGTCCGCGAGGAGGTCAAGCTCGGTCGGAAGCCCCTCGCCGCGCTCGAAGCGGGTTATAAGCGCGCCTACGGCACCATCATCGACTCCAATGTCACGACATTGCTCGCGCACATCATGCTGTTCATCTTCGGCTCGCCGCCAGTGCGCGGCTTCGCCGTGACCATCTGCGTCGGCATCGTCACGACCTTATTCACCTCCACCGTTCTGGTACGGCTGATAACGGCACGCTGGTATATCGCCCGCCGCCCCGCCGCCCTGCCGGTCTTTTGA
- the secF gene encoding protein translocase subunit SecF produces the protein MKFLTTPAFRLVPDGTRIRFMKGRFIGLMVSAVLSTASIILFFHPGLNLGLDFKGGVVIQVATPTKPDFGKLRSGLDAVHLQGASLQGFGNGKGVLISLESKANAQATEKSLTAAETVVKTSLPGAVIQSTQAIGASVSATLFRQGIIALGLSFLMILVYIWFRFEWQFAVGAVATLILDVTKTVGFMVITQIPFDLVTIAAILTVIGYSTNDKVVVYDRMRENLRKYKTMPLRDLIDLSINETLNRTLGTSSTVFLAALPLALFGGASLSGFAWIMLFGIVVGTSSSIYIAAPILLLLGEHRLRRGPRTNEDPTVAKGKAVSRTR, from the coding sequence ATGAAATTCCTTACCACCCCTGCCTTCCGCCTGGTGCCTGACGGCACCCGCATCCGCTTCATGAAGGGCCGCTTCATCGGCCTGATGGTCTCGGCGGTGCTCTCGACCGCCTCGATCATCCTATTCTTCCATCCCGGCCTCAACCTCGGCCTCGATTTCAAGGGCGGCGTCGTGATCCAGGTTGCCACCCCGACCAAGCCCGATTTCGGGAAACTTCGCTCAGGGCTCGATGCCGTGCATCTGCAGGGAGCGTCGCTCCAAGGGTTTGGCAACGGCAAGGGTGTCCTGATCAGCCTCGAATCGAAAGCCAACGCCCAGGCGACCGAAAAATCTCTCACCGCAGCCGAAACCGTGGTGAAAACCTCGCTGCCCGGCGCCGTGATCCAATCGACCCAGGCAATCGGCGCATCGGTCTCCGCGACTTTGTTCCGCCAAGGCATCATCGCACTGGGCCTGAGCTTCCTGATGATCCTGGTCTACATCTGGTTCCGGTTCGAATGGCAGTTCGCGGTCGGTGCGGTTGCGACCCTGATCCTCGATGTCACCAAAACCGTCGGCTTCATGGTGATCACCCAGATCCCGTTCGACCTCGTGACCATCGCCGCCATTCTCACCGTGATCGGCTACTCCACGAACGACAAGGTCGTGGTCTACGACCGGATGCGCGAAAACCTCCGCAAATACAAAACCATGCCGCTACGCGACCTGATCGACCTGTCGATCAACGAGACCCTTAACCGCACACTCGGCACTTCCAGCACGGTCTTCCTCGCCGCATTGCCGCTGGCCCTGTTCGGCGGCGCCTCACTCTCGGGCTTCGCCTGGATCATGCTGTTCGGCATCGTCGTCGGCACCTCGTCGAGCATCTACATCGCCGCCCCCATTCTCCTCCTGCTGGGCGAACATCGTCTGCGGCGTGGCCCCCGGACCAATGAAGATCCCACCGTCGCCAAGGGTAAAGCAGTCAGCCGGACGCGTTGA
- a CDS encoding chloride channel protein, producing the protein MNAGRLLQPNDAPGQVSFQFSVRFWLMVGLTGIGTGLGAGLLMDLLRLIQHGLFDYSTGDFQTAVERASPMRRIAVVTGGGIVAAFGVWALRRSPGGKAGAIDEAVWFKATHIAAIKTLLQGVLSIVIVAMGASLGREAAPKETGAAITSKLSEWAGLSPAETRFLTACGAGAGLGAVYNVPLGGALFALEVMLGTLVLPLIAPALATAYIATAVSWLLLPAQPTYLISHFVLAPSQIVWAVPFGPIAGLAGVGFVRLIVKASRVRPKAGVSLMAPVVVFGALGIASVWLPQLLGNGRGMTQLAFQGQLGLALLFGLIVAKPLATASCLGSGAPGGLFTPSTMFGAMLGGALGGVWALAWPGATAGSYAVIGAAAVLAATMQAPLAAIVLVIELTHHVITILVPMLIAVGGASVTMRLFDRRSVYTGQIRIESPDRHDPTAPPPWSSAGLIIMAGPSLPIWAGYRDVLEQLLADEASQHPVYVVDENGRLVGRITPDRVKAVQPLTRMLVTGAAADLMTNVEPVLQSHDPDAVKTQVLNDLWHEAPVVDVQTGTLIGVVRCGA; encoded by the coding sequence ATGAACGCGGGACGGCTGCTCCAACCCAACGACGCGCCCGGGCAGGTTTCGTTTCAGTTTTCGGTTCGATTCTGGCTGATGGTGGGCTTGACCGGCATCGGCACCGGGCTCGGGGCCGGGCTGCTGATGGATCTGCTGCGGCTGATCCAGCACGGCTTGTTCGATTACAGTACCGGAGATTTTCAGACGGCCGTCGAACGCGCTTCGCCGATGCGCCGTATCGCGGTCGTCACCGGTGGGGGCATCGTCGCCGCTTTCGGGGTGTGGGCGCTCCGACGTAGTCCGGGCGGCAAGGCCGGGGCCATCGATGAGGCGGTGTGGTTCAAGGCAACTCACATCGCCGCGATCAAAACGCTCCTGCAGGGCGTCCTTTCGATTGTCATCGTTGCGATGGGCGCCTCCCTTGGCCGTGAAGCCGCACCGAAGGAGACCGGGGCGGCGATCACCAGCAAATTGTCCGAATGGGCGGGGCTGTCCCCGGCGGAAACCCGGTTTCTGACCGCCTGCGGCGCCGGTGCCGGACTGGGTGCGGTGTATAACGTTCCTCTCGGCGGCGCGTTGTTCGCGCTCGAAGTCATGCTCGGCACGCTCGTCCTGCCTCTGATCGCGCCGGCGCTGGCCACGGCATATATCGCGACCGCGGTGTCATGGTTGCTGCTGCCGGCGCAGCCGACCTATCTGATCAGCCACTTCGTCCTCGCACCGAGCCAGATCGTCTGGGCCGTGCCGTTCGGCCCGATCGCCGGGCTCGCCGGCGTCGGGTTCGTCCGCCTGATCGTGAAGGCATCGCGGGTCAGGCCGAAAGCCGGTGTCTCACTCATGGCACCGGTCGTGGTGTTCGGGGCCCTCGGCATCGCTTCGGTCTGGTTGCCGCAATTGCTTGGCAACGGGCGCGGCATGACGCAACTCGCCTTTCAGGGTCAACTGGGACTCGCTCTCCTGTTCGGGTTGATCGTGGCTAAACCGTTGGCGACGGCTTCCTGTCTGGGCAGCGGCGCGCCCGGCGGTTTGTTCACGCCATCGACCATGTTCGGCGCCATGCTTGGCGGAGCGCTCGGCGGCGTCTGGGCGCTGGCATGGCCCGGAGCGACGGCCGGGAGCTACGCGGTGATCGGCGCGGCGGCCGTTCTGGCTGCCACCATGCAGGCCCCATTGGCCGCCATCGTTCTGGTCATCGAACTCACCCATCATGTCATCACGATTCTGGTGCCGATGCTGATCGCGGTCGGCGGTGCGTCCGTGACCATGCGGCTGTTCGACCGCCGTTCGGTCTATACCGGCCAGATCAGGATCGAAAGTCCCGATCGGCACGACCCAACCGCTCCGCCACCATGGTCGTCCGCCGGATTGATCATCATGGCAGGACCAAGCTTACCGATCTGGGCCGGATACCGCGATGTCCTGGAACAACTCCTCGCGGACGAAGCATCTCAACATCCGGTTTACGTCGTCGATGAAAACGGTCGTCTGGTGGGCCGGATCACGCCGGACCGGGTCAAGGCAGTGCAGCCGCTGACCCGCATGCTGGTTACCGGCGCCGCCGCCGACCTTATGACCAACGTCGAACCGGTCCTGCAGTCGCACGACCCAGACGCGGTCAAGACGCAGGTATTGAACGACCTTTGGCACGAAGCGCCGGTGGTGGACGTGCAAACCGGGACCTTGATTGGCGTGGTACGGTGCGGGGCGTAG
- the mrdA gene encoding penicillin-binding protein 2 yields MKRERELRPVFSRRALLLGAAQVAGFGALGIRLYRMQVLQHGKYATLAKQNSVNERMLAPLRGVITDRTGLILAGNKQHWRALFMMIQAPDPEAVIDQFAHLIPLSPAERTRIARDIAGKPRYVPVLLKDYLDWSDMAKIEVNATALPGVFVDVGASRTYPLGDITSHTIGYVARPTQAQAQDNPVFALPGMRVGRAGVERARDDALRGNPGIVQTEVNAHGTVIRVLDRDNGTQGATVQLTLDAGLQRLAAEQLAGQAGAAVLLDATNGAILAMSSRPGFDPTYFDAGVPETVWKSWMTDPKRPLNDRATAGLYAPGSTFKPNVAMAALECGAITPSTTFYCPGYLKLGNHTFYCWRHQGHGTINVINALQQSCDVFFYHTALVAGIDRIAAMGRKLGLIGALPLDLPGVSHGFLPTRAWARQRKLLWTKGNTVIQGIGQGFTQVTPLGLATMTARIATGRAIGPHIANAVGEIVQSGRAPDDWPSLGFDIRNLAAVRQGMFDVVNTQLGTGYASRLTIPGVFMAGKTGTAQVHDLTQAQEKANYDDANLPWKFRPNAFFIAFAPADAPRYAAAVAVEHGNEGASVSAPIAQALITAALTRDLTPAPPGTIRNAPQAARSLVDHTAGPA; encoded by the coding sequence ATGAAGCGCGAGCGCGAACTTCGCCCGGTGTTCAGCCGCCGCGCTCTGCTCCTTGGCGCAGCCCAGGTCGCTGGATTCGGCGCTCTGGGCATCCGCCTCTACCGCATGCAGGTGCTCCAGCATGGGAAATACGCCACGCTTGCGAAACAGAACTCGGTCAACGAGCGCATGCTCGCGCCGCTACGCGGTGTCATCACAGATCGCACCGGCCTGATCCTTGCTGGCAATAAGCAGCACTGGCGCGCCCTGTTCATGATGATCCAGGCGCCCGATCCTGAAGCGGTGATCGATCAGTTCGCCCACCTCATCCCGCTTTCGCCGGCCGAGCGCACCCGCATCGCCCGCGACATCGCCGGCAAACCCCGCTACGTCCCGGTCCTGCTGAAGGACTATCTGGACTGGTCGGATATGGCCAAAATCGAGGTGAACGCCACAGCGCTTCCGGGCGTGTTCGTCGATGTCGGGGCGTCGCGCACTTATCCGCTGGGCGATATCACGTCCCACACGATCGGGTATGTCGCCCGTCCCACCCAGGCCCAGGCGCAGGACAACCCGGTCTTCGCCCTGCCGGGCATGCGCGTCGGGCGTGCCGGTGTGGAACGTGCACGCGACGATGCGTTGCGCGGCAATCCCGGTATCGTGCAGACCGAAGTCAACGCCCACGGCACCGTCATCCGGGTACTCGATCGTGACAACGGCACCCAGGGCGCCACGGTTCAGCTTACGCTCGATGCCGGGCTCCAGCGCCTCGCGGCGGAGCAACTCGCCGGTCAGGCCGGAGCCGCCGTTCTTCTCGACGCGACCAATGGGGCCATTCTCGCAATGTCCAGCCGGCCCGGCTTCGACCCGACCTATTTCGATGCCGGCGTGCCGGAAACGGTCTGGAAATCCTGGATGACCGACCCGAAGCGTCCGCTGAACGACCGAGCGACCGCCGGCCTCTACGCGCCCGGGTCCACGTTCAAACCCAATGTCGCGATGGCCGCTCTCGAATGCGGCGCCATCACGCCGAGCACAACCTTCTACTGCCCGGGCTACCTCAAGCTCGGCAATCATACGTTCTACTGCTGGCGTCATCAGGGCCACGGCACGATCAATGTGATCAATGCGCTCCAGCAGAGCTGCGACGTGTTTTTCTACCACACCGCGCTCGTGGCCGGGATTGACCGGATTGCTGCGATGGGACGCAAACTCGGCCTGATCGGCGCACTCCCGCTCGACCTGCCCGGCGTCTCTCATGGATTCCTGCCGACCCGCGCCTGGGCCCGGCAGCGGAAACTGCTCTGGACCAAGGGCAACACCGTCATCCAGGGCATCGGTCAGGGTTTCACCCAGGTCACCCCGCTCGGGCTCGCGACCATGACCGCACGCATTGCCACCGGTCGTGCCATCGGCCCCCATATCGCCAATGCGGTCGGCGAGATCGTGCAATCGGGCCGTGCGCCGGATGACTGGCCCTCCCTCGGCTTCGACATCCGCAATCTCGCCGCCGTCCGTCAGGGCATGTTCGATGTGGTGAACACCCAGCTCGGCACCGGCTATGCCTCGCGCCTGACCATTCCCGGAGTGTTCATGGCCGGCAAGACCGGGACCGCCCAGGTCCACGACCTGACCCAGGCCCAGGAAAAGGCCAATTATGACGACGCCAACCTGCCGTGGAAATTCCGCCCCAATGCGTTCTTCATCGCTTTCGCGCCAGCCGATGCCCCCCGTTATGCCGCTGCGGTCGCGGTCGAACATGGCAATGAGGGGGCCTCGGTCTCGGCGCCGATCGCTCAGGCTCTGATTACCGCTGCCTTGACCCGCGACCTCACGCCGGCACCGCCCGGTACCATCCGCAACGCGCCCCAGGCCGCACGTTCATTGGTCGACCACACCGCCGGTCCGGCGTGA
- a CDS encoding rod shape-determining protein MreD → MDGVELWRGLDRAARHALPATSILIMVVVLGIPGLLPWQPACRAGFVVASVFFWTLYRPASLPAPVVALLGVLLDLLGASPLGMWAALLLIEQAGIAAVRRSLVAQGFPLVWLAFAGVVLAVAAAEYATRSLLDLAILPPGPIITQAIIAILLYPLLAVVLIRAHRGAAAPEQA, encoded by the coding sequence ATGGACGGTGTGGAACTCTGGCGTGGCCTCGATCGGGCGGCTCGCCACGCCTTGCCAGCCACCAGCATTCTGATCATGGTGGTGGTTCTGGGCATTCCGGGCCTGCTGCCCTGGCAACCGGCGTGCCGCGCCGGCTTTGTCGTTGCTTCGGTCTTCTTTTGGACGCTGTATCGGCCCGCGTCTCTGCCGGCACCGGTGGTTGCCCTGCTCGGTGTCCTGCTCGACCTGCTCGGCGCCTCGCCGCTCGGCATGTGGGCCGCTCTGTTGCTGATCGAGCAGGCCGGTATCGCCGCGGTACGTCGATCGCTGGTCGCTCAGGGATTTCCGCTTGTCTGGCTTGCCTTTGCCGGCGTGGTTCTCGCCGTCGCTGCCGCGGAATACGCGACGCGCTCCCTGCTCGATCTCGCGATCCTGCCCCCGGGCCCGATCATCACCCAGGCAATCATTGCGATCCTGCTCTACCCGCTGCTCGCCGTCGTACTGATCCGCGCACATCGAGGTGCCGCGGCGCCGGAGCAGGCATGA
- the mreC gene encoding rod shape-determining protein MreC: MLRLSIPVRQALSRLTLPVMLLASLGLILAGRADRHLGDMLRTGLDDALAPVYRAAAAPVAAIEQDRGALGSWFRLHAENLALTKQNEALQRWRAVALALAAQNAALKSQLHFVPTPTPNFFAARVIADLGGLYARSVLVTIPREAHDIVNAIAMDGRGVVGRVVQSGSRSARVLLITDLNSRVPVAIGRHGERAIMEGQNSATPRLIYWAPGDPPREGQIVLTSAVGGVFPYGLPVGIVRYKGRNDPVVVPFAGLTRLRVLRLFEYDTQSAAPADPPGNPSHP; the protein is encoded by the coding sequence ATGCTGCGGCTATCAATTCCCGTCCGCCAAGCGCTGTCCCGCCTCACATTACCGGTGATGCTGCTGGCGTCTCTCGGCCTGATCCTGGCTGGTCGGGCTGATCGTCATCTCGGTGACATGTTGCGTACCGGGCTCGACGATGCCCTGGCTCCGGTGTATCGCGCCGCAGCCGCTCCGGTCGCTGCCATCGAGCAGGATCGAGGCGCGCTCGGTAGTTGGTTCCGCCTCCATGCCGAAAATCTGGCCCTCACGAAACAGAACGAAGCCCTGCAGCGCTGGCGGGCCGTGGCGCTCGCCCTTGCGGCACAGAACGCCGCGCTGAAATCACAACTTCATTTCGTCCCGACCCCCACCCCCAATTTCTTCGCCGCGCGCGTTATCGCCGATCTCGGCGGGCTCTATGCGCGCTCCGTGCTGGTGACAATCCCGCGCGAGGCCCACGACATCGTCAACGCCATTGCGATGGACGGGCGCGGCGTGGTGGGGCGCGTCGTTCAATCCGGCTCACGTAGTGCGCGCGTCCTGCTCATCACCGATCTCAACAGCCGTGTCCCGGTCGCGATCGGCCGACACGGCGAACGTGCGATCATGGAAGGCCAGAACAGCGCCACGCCGCGCCTGATTTACTGGGCGCCGGGCGATCCGCCGCGTGAGGGACAGATCGTGCTGACCAGCGCGGTCGGCGGCGTGTTTCCCTACGGATTGCCGGTTGGCATCGTGCGCTACAAGGGCCGTAACGATCCGGTCGTCGTCCCGTTCGCCGGGCTGACGCGTCTGCGCGTCCTTCGCCTGTTCGAGTACGACACCCAGTCCGCCGCTCCGGCAGACCCGCCGGGCAATCCGTCCCATCCATGA
- a CDS encoding DUF883 family protein codes for MAYWGGKRKDAMGTLTHEFDRFQDEFEDLRTKLVRLAGDTMKEFNDSPEKLAELKHAIDLRLSSIEGEMTDLGKQLRVQGSKAAGKVEKKVHEQPFAALAIAAGVGFIAAKLISRRRS; via the coding sequence ATGGCGTATTGGGGCGGCAAGCGTAAGGATGCGATGGGCACACTCACCCATGAGTTCGATCGGTTTCAGGACGAATTCGAAGATCTGCGTACCAAGCTGGTGCGCCTCGCTGGCGATACGATGAAAGAATTCAACGACAGTCCGGAAAAGCTTGCGGAACTCAAGCATGCAATCGACCTGCGCCTCTCTTCGATCGAAGGCGAAATGACCGACCTTGGCAAACAATTGCGTGTTCAAGGCAGCAAGGCCGCCGGGAAGGTCGAAAAGAAAGTGCATGAACAGCCCTTCGCCGCGCTCGCGATCGCTGCCGGTGTCGGTTTCATTGCGGCCAAGTTGATCAGCCGCCGCCGCTCCTGA
- a CDS encoding LysR substrate-binding domain-containing protein — MPTHPNRSLAGLSLRDLEYAQAVAELRHFGQAAERCGVSQPALSEQIRKLEALLGVALFERTKRRVAPTAAGATLLAQIERVMAEARHLLALSHGQPGLLEGVLAMGAIETLGPYYLPGVLRLMRSERPDLSLRLTEARTVRLIERLVGGMLDVALLALPVPRAGLVSVPLFFEPFLLATPPGHLLAGLHRLTLDDLPAEDLLLLEDGHCLRDQALSLCNAKPATRHATSLETLWQMIAAGEGYSLLPALAVAARPELHDLVVCQELADAAAGRTIALVWRGSDPRTPAFRTLASVLAAMRPATTRPAAAEG; from the coding sequence ATGCCGACGCACCCCAACCGCTCGCTCGCCGGCCTGTCGTTGCGCGACCTCGAATACGCGCAGGCCGTGGCGGAGTTACGCCATTTCGGACAGGCCGCCGAGCGATGCGGCGTGTCGCAGCCCGCCCTTTCCGAGCAGATCCGCAAACTCGAGGCGCTGCTCGGCGTCGCGTTGTTCGAGCGGACCAAGCGCAGGGTCGCGCCGACCGCTGCCGGGGCGACCCTGCTCGCCCAGATCGAGCGGGTCATGGCCGAGGCGCGGCATCTGCTCGCCCTGTCGCATGGGCAGCCGGGGTTGCTCGAAGGCGTACTGGCGATGGGCGCGATCGAGACGCTGGGGCCCTATTATCTGCCGGGTGTTTTACGACTGATGCGCTCGGAGCGACCCGATCTCTCGCTGCGGCTTACCGAGGCGCGGACGGTGCGGCTGATCGAACGTCTGGTCGGCGGTATGCTGGATGTGGCGCTGCTTGCTTTGCCGGTGCCGCGCGCGGGGTTGGTTTCGGTGCCGTTATTCTTCGAGCCGTTTCTGCTCGCAACGCCGCCCGGCCATTTGCTCGCAGGGCTGCACCGGCTGACGCTGGATGATCTGCCCGCCGAGGACCTGCTTCTGCTGGAGGATGGGCACTGCCTGCGCGATCAGGCGTTGAGCCTGTGCAACGCGAAGCCCGCGACACGCCACGCCACCAGCCTCGAGACGCTATGGCAGATGATCGCCGCGGGCGAGGGATATTCACTGCTCCCGGCGCTCGCGGTTGCGGCACGCCCGGAACTGCACGATCTGGTCGTATGCCAGGAACTGGCGGATGCCGCAGCGGGGCGGACCATCGCGCTGGTGTGGCGCGGATCGGACCCCAGGACACCCGCGTTTCGCACCCTCGCATCGGTTCTGGCCGCCATGCGCCCGGCAACGACCCGACCCGCAGCCGCCGAGGGATGA
- a CDS encoding lysophospholipid acyltransferase family protein, which produces MPELSAGATLHEAMMTSAIADATAAPMQDSPDRFTFGSPLKSPLVRGWLGDAAGLYLAGVMNTTRWTIEADDLLDTLRQGTPCIIAFWHECLPAMPVLWRTAGRIATGPTGYVLASRHRDGQLIARTMGRFGVRAIGGSTSRGGAAGLRELVRLIGLGHPVGLTPDGPRGPRRRAAPGVAQLAVLTGAPVFCVAAATSRAITLGSWDAMRIPLPFSRGAVVAGAGVSVTRGGLEAARADIEAQLTANLARAQIRCR; this is translated from the coding sequence GTGCCCGAACTCAGCGCTGGCGCGACATTGCACGAGGCAATGATGACGAGCGCGATTGCAGATGCTACCGCCGCGCCGATGCAGGACAGCCCAGATCGTTTCACCTTCGGCTCGCCACTGAAATCACCGCTGGTGCGGGGATGGCTCGGCGACGCTGCGGGACTGTATCTGGCAGGAGTAATGAATACGACGCGTTGGACCATCGAGGCCGACGATCTGCTCGACACGCTCCGGCAGGGAACGCCCTGCATCATTGCCTTCTGGCACGAATGCCTGCCAGCAATGCCGGTGCTGTGGCGCACCGCCGGGCGGATCGCAACGGGGCCGACCGGCTATGTGCTGGCGAGCCGCCACCGCGACGGGCAGTTGATCGCGCGAACGATGGGACGGTTCGGCGTACGTGCGATCGGCGGTTCGACCTCGCGCGGCGGGGCGGCCGGTTTGCGCGAGCTGGTGCGGCTGATCGGTCTTGGTCATCCGGTCGGGTTGACGCCGGACGGGCCGCGCGGGCCGCGCCGACGAGCGGCACCGGGCGTTGCACAACTGGCGGTTCTCACCGGGGCACCGGTATTCTGCGTCGCCGCCGCTACCTCGCGAGCGATCACGCTGGGCAGTTGGGATGCCATGCGGATTCCTCTTCCGTTCAGCCGTGGTGCCGTGGTGGCCGGCGCCGGGGTTTCGGTGACTCGCGGGGGGTTGGAGGCGGCGCGCGCGGATATAGAGGCGCAACTGACCGCCAACCTTGCGCGCGCGCAAATCCGATGTCGCTAG